A window from Mangifera indica cultivar Alphonso chromosome 2, CATAS_Mindica_2.1, whole genome shotgun sequence encodes these proteins:
- the LOC123208516 gene encoding uncharacterized protein LOC123208516 → MASSSSSMTPFVYNDENYHIWVVKMKAFLRGVRLWQYVDEEKTPPLLGPNPTLNQIRMHEEEATKGPRALSIIHQAMHEIDSQGNERSRQMLALNLRREFEVLKMKEVEMIQEYTNRTMKVVNQIRLIGEKLSDQRIVEKILVSIPERYEAKISSLEDSKNFSDLTLSEVVNALKAQDQRRALRQEETTEGAFSAKLTGKQVSCSSSKKQLGEKKEKWKQRSDGNKSGEKKGKYPFCSHYKKKKHLPNYCWYRPNVKCKSCIQLGQIDRMCKNKGGNQVQQNQQAQAVMKPEELGENLFVATCYATDVSIISS, encoded by the exons ATggcttcatcctcatcttcaatGACACCATTTGTCTACAATGATGAGAATTATCATATTTGGGTAGTCAAAATGAAAGCATTCTTGAGAGGAGTAAGGTTATGGCAATATGTTGATGAGGAGAAAACACCACCTCTATTGGGGCCTAATCCTACTTTGAATCAAATAAGGATGCATGAAGAAGAAGCGACCAAAGGTCCAAGAGCTTTGTCCATTATCCACCAAGCA ATGCATGAGATAGACTCCCAGGGCAATGAGAGGTCAAGGCAAATGCTTGCTCTCAATCTAAGAAGAGAGTTTGAAGTCTTGAAAATGAAGGAAGTAGAAATGATCCAAGAGTATACTAACAGGACTATGAAAGTTGTAAATCAGATTAGGTTGATAGGAGAAAAGCTATCTGATCAgagaattgttgaaaaaatattggTATCCATTCCTGAAAGGTATGAAGCCAAAATATCTTCACTTGAagattcaaagaatttttcagATTTGACTTTGTCTGAGGTAGTAAATGCTTTAAAAGCTCAAGACCAAAGAAGAGCTTTAAGGCAAGAAGAAACTACTGAGGGAGCCTTCAGTGCTAAGCTTACTGGAAAACAAGTAAGCTGCAGCTCCAGTAAGAAACAACTtggagaaaagaaggaaaagtgGAAGCAAAGGAGTGATGGAAACAAGAGTGgtgagaaaaaaggaaaatatcctTTTTGTTCTCActacaagaaaaaaaagcacTTACCAAATTACTGTTGGTATAGACCTAATGTTAAGTGCAAGTCTTGTATTCAACTTGGACAAATTGATCGAATGTGCAAGAACAAGGGAGGAAACCAAGTACAACAGAATCAGCAAGCTCAAGCTGTTATGAAACCAGAAGAGCTAGGTGAAAATCTATTTGTTGCAACATGTTATGCAACTGATGTAAGCATAATATCTAGCTAA
- the LOC123208924 gene encoding bark storage protein A-like isoform X1 codes for MRKHCLASKLFRSLRILHFSPTFQDQMTARRVVELELVAVGLLLMVQCCVQLRNTHPLHEIVDKVNENGGPYIGLVMAYPTEEMALQTSGVFVPNSQIPWVDLAGRRFNIGKIKNIDVIYVMTGEQTLNAGITVQILLDVFDIEGVVHYGTAGSSNDSLSLGDVSVMKYVAFTSSWKWKEFESKKGKLPELKFGAFNFPERGENLLAKVEFTPSQLLSTGKLMEEIFWLPVDSRWFNISAQLQDFELQQCINDTYCLPERPKVVFGLLGSTADIYLDNAAYREFLFRELNVSTVDEESASIVMTCLSNGVPSIVFRGISDLAGGEEKLLSSSLSSLASINALSVAVEFIALLDKENRLHDHQKQVKSFSFYTQHLST; via the exons ATGCGCAAACACTGCCTGGCCAGCAAGCTCTTTCGGTCTCTTCGCATACTTCATTTCTCTCCTACTTTCCAGGACCAGATGACTGCACGGCGGGTGGTTGAGTTGGAGCTGGTGGCGGTGGGGTTGCTGCTTATGGTTCAATGTTGTGTGCAGCTGAGGAATACTCATCCTTTGCATGAGATTGTAGACAAGGTGAATGAGAATGGCGGGCCTTATATTGGGCTTGTTATGGCTTACCCCACTGAAGAAATGGCCCTCCAAACCTCTGGCGTATTTGTTCCCAATTCACAAATCCCCTGGGTTGACTTGGCTG GGAGAAGATTCAACATTGGGAAGATTAAGAATATAGATGTGATCTATGTAATGACTGGGGAACAAACG CTAAATGCAGGTATAACTGTGCAAATTCTACTTGATGTATTTGATATTGAAGGGGTGGTTCATTATGGGACAGCTGGAAGCTCTAATGATTCATTGTCCCTTGGTGATGTTAGTGTAATGAAATATGTTGCCTTTACAAGTTCTTGGAAATGGAAG GAATTCGAATCAAAGAAAGGGAAATTGCCAGAACTAAAATTTGGAGCCTTCAATTTTCCTGAAAGGGGAGAGAATTTGTTGGCAAAGGTTGAGTTTACGCCAAGCCAGTTGCTCTCCACTGGTAAACTTATGGAAGAGATCTTTTGGCTTCCAGTAGATTCAAGGTGGTTCAATATTTCTGCACAGCTTCAG GATTTTGAGCTACAACAATGTATTAATGACACATATTGCCTACCCGAGAGACCAAAAGTTGTTTTCGGACTTCTGGGTTCCACAGCTGATATATACCTTGATAATGCAGCATATAGAGAATTTCTTTTCAGAGAGTTGAATGTCTCAACTGTTGATGAAGAGAGTGCTTCCATTGTGATG ACATGTCTATCAAATGGGGTGCCCTCTATTGTGTTTCGTGGAATTTCGGATTTGGCTGGTGGGGAAGAAAAGCTATTGTCCTCCAGCCTTAGTTCACTAGCTTCTATCAATGCTTTGAGTGTTGCAGTTGAGTTTATTGCATTACTTGATAAGGAAAACAGACTTCATGACCACCAAAAACAG GTCAAGAGCTTTAGTTTCTACACGCAGCACCTCTCGACTTAG
- the LOC123208924 gene encoding bark storage protein A-like isoform X2, whose translation MRKHCLASKLFRSLRILHFSPTFQDQMTARRVVELELVAVGLLLMVQCCVQLRNTHPLHEIVDKVNENGGPYIGLVMAYPTEEMALQTSGVFVPNSQIPWVDLAGRRFNIGKIKNIDVIYVMTGEQTLNAGITVQILLDVFDIEGVVHYGTAGSSNDSLSLGDVSVMKYVAFTSSWKWKEFESKKGKLPELKFGAFNFPERGENLLAKVEFTPSQLLSTGKLMEEIFWLPVDSRWFNISAQLQDFELQQCINDTYCLPERPKVVFGLLGSTADIYLDNAAYREFLFRELNVSTVDEESASIVMTCLSNGVPSIVFRGISDLAGGEEKLLSSSLSSLASINALSVAVEFIALLDKENRLHDHQKQV comes from the exons ATGCGCAAACACTGCCTGGCCAGCAAGCTCTTTCGGTCTCTTCGCATACTTCATTTCTCTCCTACTTTCCAGGACCAGATGACTGCACGGCGGGTGGTTGAGTTGGAGCTGGTGGCGGTGGGGTTGCTGCTTATGGTTCAATGTTGTGTGCAGCTGAGGAATACTCATCCTTTGCATGAGATTGTAGACAAGGTGAATGAGAATGGCGGGCCTTATATTGGGCTTGTTATGGCTTACCCCACTGAAGAAATGGCCCTCCAAACCTCTGGCGTATTTGTTCCCAATTCACAAATCCCCTGGGTTGACTTGGCTG GGAGAAGATTCAACATTGGGAAGATTAAGAATATAGATGTGATCTATGTAATGACTGGGGAACAAACG CTAAATGCAGGTATAACTGTGCAAATTCTACTTGATGTATTTGATATTGAAGGGGTGGTTCATTATGGGACAGCTGGAAGCTCTAATGATTCATTGTCCCTTGGTGATGTTAGTGTAATGAAATATGTTGCCTTTACAAGTTCTTGGAAATGGAAG GAATTCGAATCAAAGAAAGGGAAATTGCCAGAACTAAAATTTGGAGCCTTCAATTTTCCTGAAAGGGGAGAGAATTTGTTGGCAAAGGTTGAGTTTACGCCAAGCCAGTTGCTCTCCACTGGTAAACTTATGGAAGAGATCTTTTGGCTTCCAGTAGATTCAAGGTGGTTCAATATTTCTGCACAGCTTCAG GATTTTGAGCTACAACAATGTATTAATGACACATATTGCCTACCCGAGAGACCAAAAGTTGTTTTCGGACTTCTGGGTTCCACAGCTGATATATACCTTGATAATGCAGCATATAGAGAATTTCTTTTCAGAGAGTTGAATGTCTCAACTGTTGATGAAGAGAGTGCTTCCATTGTGATG ACATGTCTATCAAATGGGGTGCCCTCTATTGTGTTTCGTGGAATTTCGGATTTGGCTGGTGGGGAAGAAAAGCTATTGTCCTCCAGCCTTAGTTCACTAGCTTCTATCAATGCTTTGAGTGTTGCAGTTGAGTTTATTGCATTACTTGATAAGGAAAACAGACTTCATGACCACCAAAAACAG GTATAA
- the LOC123208924 gene encoding bark storage protein A-like isoform X3 — MRKHCLASKLFRSLRILHFSPTFQDQMTARRVVELELVAVGLLLMVQCCVQLRNTHPLHEIVDKVNENGGPYIGLVMAYPTEEMALQTSGVFVPNSQIPWVDLAGRRFNIGKIKNIDVIYVMTGEQTLNAGITVQILLDVFDIEGVVHYGTAGSSNDSLSLGDVSVMKYVAFTSSWKWKEFESKKGKLPELKFGAFNFPERGENLLAKVEFTPSQLLSTGKLMEEIFWLPVDSRWFNISAQLQDFELQQCINDTYCLPERPKVVFGLLGSTADIYLDNAAYREFLFRELNVSTVDEESASIVMWCCFADMSIKWGALYCVSWNFGFGWWGRKAIVLQP; from the exons ATGCGCAAACACTGCCTGGCCAGCAAGCTCTTTCGGTCTCTTCGCATACTTCATTTCTCTCCTACTTTCCAGGACCAGATGACTGCACGGCGGGTGGTTGAGTTGGAGCTGGTGGCGGTGGGGTTGCTGCTTATGGTTCAATGTTGTGTGCAGCTGAGGAATACTCATCCTTTGCATGAGATTGTAGACAAGGTGAATGAGAATGGCGGGCCTTATATTGGGCTTGTTATGGCTTACCCCACTGAAGAAATGGCCCTCCAAACCTCTGGCGTATTTGTTCCCAATTCACAAATCCCCTGGGTTGACTTGGCTG GGAGAAGATTCAACATTGGGAAGATTAAGAATATAGATGTGATCTATGTAATGACTGGGGAACAAACG CTAAATGCAGGTATAACTGTGCAAATTCTACTTGATGTATTTGATATTGAAGGGGTGGTTCATTATGGGACAGCTGGAAGCTCTAATGATTCATTGTCCCTTGGTGATGTTAGTGTAATGAAATATGTTGCCTTTACAAGTTCTTGGAAATGGAAG GAATTCGAATCAAAGAAAGGGAAATTGCCAGAACTAAAATTTGGAGCCTTCAATTTTCCTGAAAGGGGAGAGAATTTGTTGGCAAAGGTTGAGTTTACGCCAAGCCAGTTGCTCTCCACTGGTAAACTTATGGAAGAGATCTTTTGGCTTCCAGTAGATTCAAGGTGGTTCAATATTTCTGCACAGCTTCAG GATTTTGAGCTACAACAATGTATTAATGACACATATTGCCTACCCGAGAGACCAAAAGTTGTTTTCGGACTTCTGGGTTCCACAGCTGATATATACCTTGATAATGCAGCATATAGAGAATTTCTTTTCAGAGAGTTGAATGTCTCAACTGTTGATGAAGAGAGTGCTTCCATTGTGATG TGGTGTTGTTTTGCAGACATGTCTATCAAATGGGGTGCCCTCTATTGTGTTTCGTGGAATTTCGGATTTGGCTGGTGGGGAAGAAAAGCTATTGTCCTCCAGCCTTAG
- the LOC123208923 gene encoding lysine-specific demethylase JMJ706-like, with amino-acid sequence MTIEVPNLWAVRRSRSNGRIPKEKEKAYVFLLDHVKWTNEIPYCPQYHPTEEELKNPLLYLQKIAPDASKYGICKIKSPWEVSVTAAHVLSKEIEDFKFGTLVQPLQVDTEGAFYQEEGRKYTYGTFQHKANEEFVRQFPRAGGRPLSYIEKRFWLEMAHKQETVEYAVNVEGSAFSTDPGDKLATSNGNLKHFNKLPDNVFRHLDITVPGITDPMLYIGMIYSIFAWHVEDQYLYSINYLHSGAPKTWYGVPGNEAPQFERVAMYHLFASKNFSLEGEDRVFNRLAGKTTMFRPNLLLQNGVPVYKALQMPGEFVVTFPRAYHGGFSNGFNCGEAVNFALKDWFPFGKDAGDRYARLHKQLFVPYEELLVKEVMSRNHSAAESASQTSANACFREHIKSLNSTLMNLKNLKVPFVYTPNSEISICSLCYHDCYLASVRCQCRTRCLFHELVKLHCSNGCNITVHLSREVLRVETKALDLQIEEIMSEHEHIVSCIEDGLALDRELNTKLGQARASSSRN; translated from the exons ATGACAATAGAAGTACCAAATCTTTGGGCCGTAAGGAGAAGCCGTAGCAATGGAAGAAtccctaaagaaaaagaaaaggcgTACGTCTTCCTGTTGGATCATGTAAAATGGACAAACGAAATTCCCTACTGTCCTCAATACCATCCAACAGAGGAGGAGTTAAAAAATCCTTTACTTTATCTGCAAAAGATTGCTCCTGATGCTTCCAAATATG GTATTTGCAAAATTAAATCACCTTGGGAGGTTTCTGTGACTGCTGCTCATGTACTGAGTAAGGAGATCGAGGATTTTAAATTTGGAACTTTAGTTCAACCTCTTCAGGTTGATACCGAGGGGGCATTCTATCAAGAGGAGGGCAG GAAATATACCTATGGTACCTTCCAGCACAAGGCAAATGAGGAGTTTGTTCGTCAGTTTCCTCGTGCAGGTGGTCGTCCTCTTTCATACATAGAAAAGAGATTTTGGCTTGAAATGGCTCATAAACAAGAAACAGTTGAGTATGCAGTGAATGTTGAAGGCAGCGCCTTTTCCACGGATCCTGGCGACAAGCTTGCAACAAGCAATGGCAATTTGAAG CATTTTAATAAGCTGCCAGACAATGTTTTTCGCCACCTGGATATAACTGTTCCG GGAATAACAGATCCGATGCTTTACATTGGTATGATATACAGTATTTTTGCTTGGCATGTGGAAGATCAATACTTATATAG CATCAATTATCTTCACTCTGGAGCACCCAAAACTTGGTATGGTGTTCCAGGTAATGAGGCTCCTCAGTTCGAAAGGGTAGCAATGTACCATCTGTTTGCCAGTAAGAACTTTTCCCTCGAGGGTGAGGACAGAGTTTTCAATAGGTTAGCAGGAAAAACGACAATGTTTCGTCCAAATTTATTGCTGCAAAATGGTGTACCTGTTTACAAGGCTCTGCAGATGCCTGGGGAATTTGTTGTTACCTTTCCTAGAGCATATCATGGAGGATTCAGTAATG GTTTTAATTGTGGCGAGGCAGTAAACTTTGCACTTAAAGATTGGTTTCCATTTGGGAAAGATGCTGGAGATCGGTATGCACGTCTCCACAAGCAGTTGTTTGTTCCTTATGAAGAGCTCCTTGTTAAAGAAGTAATGTCGCGTAATCACTCAGCTGCAGAATCTGCCTCTCAAACTTCTGCTAATGCTTGTTTTAGAGAGCATATAAAATCTCTAAACAGCACTCTCATGAACTTAAAGAATCTAAAAGTTCCATTTGTGTATACACCAAATTCTGAAATATCAATCTGCAGCCTATGCTACCATGACTGCTACTTGGCCTCTGTCCGGTGTCAATGTCGAACCAGATGCCTTTTCCATG AGCTTGTGAAGCTTCATTGTTCTAATGGATGCAACATAACTGTACATCTAAGTCGAGAGGTGCTGCGTGTAGAAACTAAAGCTCTTGACCTTCAGATTGAAGAAATAATGTCAGAGCATGAACATATAGTTTCTTGCATTGAAGATGGACTTGCTCTAGATAGAGAG TTGAATACCAAATTAGGACAAGCCCGTGCCAGCTCAAGTAGGAACTAA